A genomic window from Candidatus Nealsonbacteria bacterium includes:
- the rplV gene encoding 50S ribosomal protein L22, whose translation MEVKAKLRHLRIAPRKVRLVVDMIRGEKVSEAKLILRFTVNRSSRPVLKLLNSAIANAKNDFSLDESNLYISEIRVDEGPKLKRWMPRARGVATEIQKKTSHVILTLDEINKTKKVAKKKKAVAKPEVLKVDQIKESAPEKKKTRKDSSQKITAERGVSSKKMFRRKSI comes from the coding sequence ATGGAGGTTAAAGCAAAATTAAGACATCTAAGAATAGCCCCTAGAAAGGTTAGATTGGTTGTAGATATGATAAGAGGAGAAAAGGTTTCAGAAGCTAAGCTGATTTTACGTTTTACCGTCAACAGATCATCTCGACCAGTTCTTAAGCTTTTAAATTCTGCTATTGCCAATGCCAAGAATGACTTTAGTTTAGATGAAAGCAACCTATATATTTCAGAAATAAGAGTAGATGAAGGGCCAAAATTAAAAAGATGGATGCCAAGAGCTAGGGGAGTGGCTACTGAAATTCAGAAAAAGACCTCACATGTGATATTAACGTTAGATGAGATTAATAAGACAAAAAAGGTAGCTAAGAAAAAGAAAGCAGTCGCAAAGCCGGAAGTTTTAAAAGTTGATCAAATTAAGGAAAGTGCTCCAGAAAAGAAAAAGACAAGAAAAGATAGTTCACAAAAGATAACTGCTGAAAGAGGAGTATCTTCTAAAAAAATGTTTAGAAGAAAATCTATATAA
- the rpsC gene encoding 30S ribosomal protein S3: MAHKVHPKSYRIKETNDWDSRGFYQKKSTNFLKEDYEIRGFLGKRLERMGVEKIEIERFPRKVNIIILSSRPGLIIGRGGEEIIKLKKDMFRMMNKKFDKKVAEEEVNIEIKEVRNPWLSAKLSADWAGQQLVRRVPYKRVLRQIVEKINTNKEVLGVRVEFAGRLDGVEIARREWSQKGRLPRQTIRADIDYASEMARCSYGAIGIKVWIYKGEKFN; the protein is encoded by the coding sequence ATGGCGCATAAAGTTCATCCAAAATCATATAGAATAAAAGAAACAAACGACTGGGATTCCAGGGGTTTTTATCAAAAGAAATCAACTAATTTTCTTAAAGAGGATTATGAAATTAGAGGTTTTTTAGGTAAAAGATTGGAAAGAATGGGAGTTGAAAAGATTGAAATTGAAAGATTTCCAAGAAAAGTTAATATTATTATATTGAGTTCTAGGCCAGGATTGATCATTGGAAGAGGAGGAGAAGAGATCATCAAGCTTAAAAAAGACATGTTTAGGATGATGAACAAGAAATTTGACAAAAAAGTAGCTGAAGAAGAGGTTAATATTGAAATAAAAGAGGTAAGAAATCCTTGGCTTTCAGCCAAGCTTTCTGCTGACTGGGCCGGTCAACAACTTGTAAGAAGAGTGCCTTATAAAAGAGTTTTAAGACAAATTGTAGAAAAAATAAATACCAATAAAGAAGTTTTAGGAGTTAGGGTTGAATTTGCTGGAAGGCTTGATGGAGTAGAAATTGCAAGAAGAGAATGGTCTCAGAAAGGCAGACTTCCACGTCAAACTATAAGAGCAGATATTGATTATGCTTCAGAAATGGCCAGATGTTCCTATGGAGCCATTGGTATTAAGGTTTGGATATATAAAGGAGAAAAATTTAACTAG
- the rpsS gene encoding 30S ribosomal protein S19, with product MARSLKKGPYIDLKLMEKVKKLKLGDDTIVKTWARSSTITPEMIGFTFGVHNGKQHIPVLITEDMVGHKLGEFSPTTKFVRHGGKMQRDIEKKK from the coding sequence ATGGCAAGAAGTCTTAAAAAAGGACCCTACATTGACCTTAAGTTAATGGAAAAGGTAAAAAAATTAAAACTAGGTGATGACACTATTGTAAAGACTTGGGCAAGAAGCTCAACCATTACTCCGGAAATGATAGGTTTTACCTTTGGTGTTCATAATGGAAAACAACACATACCTGTATTGATTACTGAGGACATGGTAGGTCACAAACTTGGAGAATTTTCTCCAACAACCAAATTTGTAAGACACGGAGGAAAGATGCAGAGAGATATAGAGAAGAAGAAATAA
- the rpmC gene encoding 50S ribosomal protein L29, protein MKILELTNKTRLELEALIVKKREDIRKLKFRLDSKKVTNVKLMKETRKDVARILTILKDKE, encoded by the coding sequence ATGAAGATCTTAGAGTTAACAAACAAAACAAGGCTAGAGTTAGAGGCATTGATCGTTAAGAAGCGAGAAGATATTAGAAAATTAAAGTTTAGACTTGATTCAAAAAAAGTTACTAATGTTAAATTGATGAAGGAGACTAGGAAAGATGTTGCGAGAATCCTAACCATTTTAAAAGATAAAGAATAA
- the rplP gene encoding 50S ribosomal protein L16 — protein MSLMMPKKVKHRKSFKAKSKGVSRKGNELNFGSYGLKSMGTKWITSRQLEASRRAIVRYLRKGGKLWIRVFPDRPVTAKGNEVPMGGGKGSVDHYIFPITPGRILFELDGIKEEDMKEAFRKASDKLPIKTKIVSR, from the coding sequence ATGTCGTTAATGATGCCCAAAAAAGTAAAACACCGAAAGAGCTTTAAAGCTAAGAGTAAAGGTGTTTCAAGAAAAGGAAATGAACTGAACTTCGGGTCATACGGTTTAAAGAGTATGGGCACCAAATGGATTACTTCCAGACAACTTGAAGCTTCCAGAAGAGCAATTGTAAGATACCTAAGAAAAGGAGGAAAGCTTTGGATAAGAGTATTCCCAGATAGACCGGTTACCGCAAAAGGAAATGAGGTTCCGATGGGAGGAGGGAAAGGATCTGTTGACCATTATATTTTTCCTATTACCCCGGGACGCATTCTTTTTGAATTAGATGGTATAAAAGAAGAAGATATGAAAGAGGCTTTTAGAAAGGCATCTGATAAACTTCCGATCAAAACCAAAATCGTAAGCAGATAA